A stretch of DNA from Tsuneonella amylolytica:
CGCCTGGGTGCGCGCAGAGAACGAACGCTCGCTGCAGACGCTGGGCCAGGACCCGCGCTTCGCGACCCTGCAGGCCGAGGCGCTTTCGATCCTCGACGCAAAGGACCGCATTCCCGGCGTCGGCTTCACCCCTTACGGCCTCGTCAATTTCTGGCAGGACCCGGCCAACCCCCGCGGCCTGCTGCGCGTCACCACGCTCGACAGCTATCGCACCGACAACCCGGTGTGGGAAACCATCCTCGACGTCGATGCCATCGCCAAGGCCGAAGGGCGCGAGTGGGTCTACAAGGGCATGACCTGCCTGCCGCCCGCCGGCACCCGCTGCATGGTCGCGCTGAGCGACGGCGGCAAGGACGCGACCGAACTGCGCGAATTCGACATCGCCACCCGCAGCTTCGTGAAGGACGGGTTCTTCCTCCCCGAAAGCCAAGGCGGCGTGCAGTGGCTCGACCAGGACACGCTGCTCGTCAGCCGCAGCTTCGGCGACGACACCATCACCGAGAGCAAGTACCCCTTCACCACCCGCGAATGGAAGCGCGGCACCCGGATCGAGGACGCGCCCGAGATCTTCCGCGGCCAGCCGAGCGACGTGTCCTCGCAGGCGTTCCTGCTGCGCGACAACGAAGGCACCGTCCACGCCCGCGCGGCGCGCCGCGGCACATCGTTCTTCGAGAGCGACAACTTCGTCTGGTCGGGCGGCGAATGGCTGAAGCTCGACATGCCGAAGAAGTCCGGCTTCGGCGGCATCATCGACGGCCAGTTGCTGTTCTCGATCAGCGAACCGTGGACGATCGGCGGCACCACCTACCCCACCGATTCCATCCTCTCGGCCGATCTCGCGGCGTTCAAGGCCGATCCCAACGGCGCGCCCAAGACGCTGGTGTGGAAGCCGGCCGAGCGGCAGACCGCGCAGGGTATCTCGACGACGAAGGATTCGCTCTACGTCAGCCTGCTCGACAACGTGCGCGGCAAGGTGCTGAAGTTCGACCACGACGCCAGCGGCTGGCGTTCGGTGCCGGTCGACCTACCCGCGAACGCCACGCTCGGCGTTGCGGCCGCCTCGGATGAAACCGGCGAAGTGATGTTCGCCTCGACCGATTTCCTTACTCCCTCGCAGGTCTGGTACACCGACGGCACCGGCAAGCCCGCCCTGCTGAAGACCAGCCCGGCCCGCTTCGATCCCAAGGGGCTGGAGATCAGCCAGCACGAGGCGACAAGCAGGGACGGCACGAAGATCCCCTACTTCGTCGTTTCGAAGAAGGGCGTGAAGATGGACGGAAGCACGCCGACCCTCCTGTACGGCTACGGCGGGTTCCAGAACGCCATGCTGCCCAGCTATTCGGGCACGATGGGCAAGATGTGGCTGGAACGGGGCGGCGCCTACGTGCTCGGCAACATGCGCGGCGGCGGCGAGTTCGGGCCCGACTGGCACCAGACCGCCATGCGCGAGAACAAGCAGCGCACCTGGGACGACTTCATCGCCATTGCCGAGGACGTGCAGAAGCGCGGCCTCACGTCGCCGCGGCGCCTGGGCGTGATGGGCGGCAGCCAGGGCGGCCTGCTCGTCGGCACCGCGATCACCCAGCGGCCCGAACTCTTCAACGCGGCGATCGTGCAGGTCCCCCTGTTCGACATGCTTCGCCTGACCGAGATCGGCCGCGGGGCGAGCTGGGTCGGCGAATACGGCGACCCGCGCATCCCCGAACAGCGCAAGTGGATCGAGGCATACTCGCCCTACCAGAAGCTGACCGAGAGCGTGACCTACCCCGATCCGTTCTTCTGGGCGAGCACGGCCGACGACCGCACCCACCCCAGCCACGCCCGCAAGGCGGCGGCCAAGATGAGCGCGATGGGCAAGCCGTACTATTACTTCGAGGACATGACCGGCGGCCACTCCGGCGGCGTCGACAACGCCCAGCGCGCCAAGATCCAGGCATTGCAGTACGTGTACCTGATGCAGCGCCTGATGGACTGATGCGGTCATCCGCGGTCCGCTTTCTGCCTTACCGGGCCGGAAGCGGACTGTCGGCTAACGACCCCGTTTCGGTCGTCTCGAACGTTCTAGCCTGACTGCGAAAGCCGCCATCAACCCGGCCGTCGCATCGCCACGTAGCCTACGCGCAAACCTCCCCTAAATCCGAGTCCTTCGTAGAACGCGTGCACTCTGGGATCTGCGCGCCCACTTTGCATCAGCACATGATGGCAGTCCAACGACCAAGCATGGTCGAGCGCCCGAGACACAACAGCTTTGCCAAAGCCCTGGCCTTGGTAACTTGGATGAGTCATCACGTTCTCAAGAAAGCCATGCGAGCGCCCAAGTCTTAAAAGGTTTGGGGCGGTAATCAGCATGCAGGTCGCCGCGATGATTTCATTTGAAGGCGCAACAAAAACGAAGACGTTCTCGCTTGCCAGCGTTTCATCCCAGATGCGCGTTGCTTTCTCGACTGGCTGCGCAAATTGACTGACTTTCGACGCGCTAAAGAGCCTGAGAAGGGCATCGAGGTCCGATTGCACGGCGAGACGAACGTCAGGCATTTCAATTTCCAGGTGAGGATGTCACGGTCTTTTTGCCGGAAAGCCGCCGGTCAGCAACCCACCCCAGTCGCGGACGATCACGCTTGCCCTCGCCCCGTTCGAAACCCGACAGGCAGTTCGGCCCTGGTATTTTAAAAAGCGGGCTGTCTGGCAGCGACCCATTGCAAACGTTCACTGATTTGACGGAGACAAGCTGGTGGGTCCATCATAAGAACAATTCCCGGGACGGAAGCGAGGATCAAGATGGCAGATTGTCCTAAATGTCGCGGACGGATGACCCAAGGCTTCGTCCATCTGCCGGATACCGGAGGGCGGGTAAAGTGGATGGACGGCGAGCCCGGTTTCTGGACCGCCGTCATGGGGGGGTTGGGTAGCAGGAAGTCAGCGGAACTGAACTCTCGCCGGTGCACACAATGTGGTTTCGTTGAGTTCTTCGTCGACACTCAAGCAAAGCCGGTCAAGACGCTCAAGTCGATCGACGAAGAAAACGAGCGCCTGCGCAACCTTGTAACCAAGCTTCAGGAGCGCGTCGTGACCCTGGAAACAATAGCTACCGATCCGGCAGAGCGCATCGCTCGCGAGATCGAGAGTATGCGCGCACTACCTCCTTCGACAGGCAGTTCGAAGCACGAAATTGAATGATACGAAGCTCCGTAACGAGCGCCGGCTTTCACGCCGATTGCGGATTGTGCCTTGCAGATCGACACGGAAAGGGGTCACGTCGGCTGAATCCTGATATGTTGCCCGGAGAGCCGGCATGAAACATTCCTGTGTGCTAGCTACCGTTTTGATGGCTGCGCCGGCGCTGGCCCAGGAGACGCCGCCTCCCGGCCCCGACAGCGAGATCCTGGTGACAGGCGCACGGGAAGGACAAAGCGGGCAAGCCAAGCAAATCAACGAGTTCGTTGGCGCTATCTCCACAGAGGGATGGGACAGTCCGATGACACGGTTCGAAAGAATCTGTCCCGGGGTTATCGGTCTTCCCGCAGCCCAGAACTTCCAAATCGCCGCGCGTATCCGCGCGGTCGCAACGGCTGCCGGTATCGAAGTTGCGAAAGAGGAATGTCGAGCGAATATCCGCGTGGTCGTGATCCCGAACAAGGAAGAGATGCTAACGGCATTAAGAAGCAAGCATCCCATCCTCTTCCGCGACCATGATAATCGGCCGGTGGAAATCGTCGAGGAAGACGGCCCAGTAACCGCGTGGCATGTCAGACAGAAGCTGGATCGGCAGGGCAACATCCTTGAACCGGATGCCAGCGGCAAGACATCGATCTACTTCGATGGCGCATCGCCGCGCGTCCTCGCCCTGTATCGCCCGGTGGCAATTGGCGCGATGATCCTGATGGAACAAAGGGGATTGATCGGCCTCACCACCACGCAGATTGCCGACTACGCCGCGATGCGCGCCTTCACCACCATCCATCCGCAGCGACTGTCGCGCAGCAATGCGCCGAGCATACTGCACGTGATGGACAGCAAAATCGGGGACGACACGCCCCCATCGCTGACGCAGTGGGACTTTGCCTTTCTCAAGAGCGCGTACTCTGTTCCGCCCTACAGTTACTCCAATTCCCAACGCGACCGCATACGACGAGCGATCAAAAAGGAACTGAACACACCGCGCAGGCAATAGCCTCGGTTGTCCAGTAGGCGGCAACCTTTTGCGACAACGCGATGGGGGTAACGCTGCGCCCGGCGATGCCCCGCCAAACCTCTTTCCTACAGGCGGCCGATTGTGGCTTACCCTCCGGGATGCCCGCCCCGCCCGTCCACACACTCCGTCGCAAGCCGGGGTGGTTCCATCCCGTGCCCGGCCGTCCGCGTGCAGACGGGTGGACGGTCGAGCGGCAGTGCGGATTCCTTGCCGGGCTCTATCTGACCGGATCGGTCGCGGCGGCAGCCCGCGCGGTCGGGATGAGCCGGAAGAGCGCCTACCGGCTGCGGGCCCGTGCCGGGGCGGAAGGGTTCGCACGGGCGTGGGACCGGGTTCTCACCCCTCCGGGTTGCGGCCATGCGGGCCGGGCCGGGGCGGCCGATCGGAAGGTCACACTCGGCGACCTCCAGCGGCGGATCGGACACGGGCTCGTCGCGCCGGTCGTCCATCGCGGGCGGATGGTGGGTATTCGTAGAAAGCCCGACAATACAGCGCTCTTGCACTATCTCCGCCGCACCGATGCGACCGCGCGCCGGGTCGCAGCAGCGGGTATGTGGCCGTGAGCGGCATTTTGCGAAAAACACCCCGAATGCGTGACACGCGGGGCGCTTGTGGCCGTCCGTCAGGGCTGCGCGAAGTGGCTCGGCAGCAGGGCGTTCACGATACCGCCGTCGATCGTCAGCGTCTCGCCCACGGTGTAGTCGCCCGCCCGGCTGGCGAGATAGACCGCGGTGCCGCCCATGTCCCACTTGTCGCCCACGCGCTTGCTGGGGATGCCCGCCGCCGACTGGTCGGCATGGTCGCGCGCGGCGCGGTTCATGTTGGACGGAAACGCGCCGGGTGCGAGGCTGGTGACGTAGACACGGTCCTTCACCAGCCGCGCGGCCATCCGGCGGGTCAGGTGGATCAGCGCGGCCTTGCTCGCCTGGTAGCTGTAGGTCTCCCACGGGTTGACCCGCTGGCCGTCGATCGAAGTGATGTTGATGACCTTGGCCGGCCGGTCCGCGCTGGCCGCGGCGGTCAGCAGGCCGTGCAGCTTCTGGGTGAGGAAGAACGGGGTCTTGACGTTAAGGTCCATGACCTTGTCCCACCCGGCTTCCGGAAACTCGAGGTAGTCGACGCCCCACGCCGCCCCGGCATTGTTGACGAGGATGTCGAGCCTGGTTTCCTTTTCCGAAATGGCCGCGACGAGTTCGTCGATCCCTTCCATCGTCGAAATGTCGCCCTGGATCGGGATCACCCGCTCGCCCAGTTCTTCCGCCGCCTCGTGCAGTTCGCCGCCCTTCCTCGCCGTGATGTACACCCGCTCGATCCCGGCGCCGAGGAAGCCTTCCACGATCATCCGCCCGATCCCGCGGCTGCCGCCGGTCACCAGCGCCACGCGGCCCTTCAGGCCGAACATTTCTTCGAGGGTCATCGTTTTCTCCCGTCATCCCAGCGAACGCTGGGATCGCTCTCGTCTAGGTCGGACTTTGCGGCACGCGGCCCCAGCTTCCGCTGGGGTGACGGGCAATCAGTACCCGCTCAGCCGCGCGACGCGGTCGGCGTGGTAGTAGACGTCGCCCATGAACTCCGAAAGCGCGCGGTCGCGCTTCATGTAGAGGCCGATGTCGTATTCGTCCGTCATGCCGATGCCGCCGTGCATCTGCACGCCTTCCTGCACTGCCAGCTGCGCGGTCTTGCCGACCTTGGCCTTGGCGACGGAGGCCATGAGCGAAGCGTTTTCCGCCCCCCCATCGAGCAACTGCTGCGCCTTGATCGTGACCGCGCGGGCGATCTCGACTTCGGAATAGAGGTGCGCGGCCCGGTGCTGGAGCGCCTGGAATTCGCCGATCATCCGGCCGAACTGCTTGCGCTGCTTGAGATAGTCCACGGTGCGATCCATTGCCCCGCGGGCCACGCCCACGCCTTCCGCCGCCGCGCCGACACGGCCGGCGTCGAGCACCTTGTCGAGGACCGAACGACCGCCGTCGACCTCGCCGATGACCGCGTCGCCGTCGAGCTCAACGCCTTCCAGTGTCAGGTGGCTCGCCATCGAGCTGTCGACCAGACGCACCGAGTTGTGGCCGAGCCCGGCCGCGTCCTTGGGCACCGCGAACAGCGTCACGCCGTCCTCGTCGCTGTCGGAGCCCGATGTGCGCGCGGCGACGACGATCATGTCGGCGCTGGCGCCGTAGACGACGAAGTCCTTCTTGCCGGTGAGGCGGAAGCCGTTGCCGGACTTCTCGGCCTTCGTGGCGATCGTCTCCGGCCGGTGCTTCGGCCCTTCGTCGATGGCGACCGCGAACACGCTGTCGCCCGCGATCAGGCCGGGGAGCCAGCGGCCCTTCGCCTCGGCACTCGCATGGGCGAGCGCGCCAGCCGCCATGACCGAGCTGGTCAGGAACGGCGACGGGGTGAGGTTGCGGCCGATCTCCTCGAGCACGATGCCGGCTTCGACATTGCCCATGCCGAGGCCGCCGTCGGCTTCCGGCACCAACAGGCCGGTGAAGCCCATCTCGGCCATCTGCTTCCACAGGTCGTGGCCGAACCCGTCCTTGCACTGCCGGTCGCGCCAGTGGCGCAACTGCTTGGCGATCGCGCCTTCCTCGGCCATGAACTGGCCGGCGGTTTCGGCCAGCATCGCCTGGTCGTCGGTATGATACAGCGCCATCGATCAGGCCCCCGGGAGTTCGAGAATGCGCTTGGCGATCACGCCCAGCATGACTTCGGACGTGCCGCCCTCGATCGAGTTAGCCTTCGTGCGCAGCCAGTCGCGCGCACGGGCACCGCCGCGGGTTTCCTCGCTGTCCCATTCGAGCGCGGTCGATCCGCCGGCCGCCATCAGCAGTTCGTGGCGGGTCTTGTTGAGCTCCGTCCCGGCGTACTTCATCATGTTGGGCTGAGCGGGATGCGCCTTGCCGACCTTGATCTCGTCGAGGAACTTCTCGCTCATGGCGGTGAAGGAGAGGGCGTCGATGTCGAACAGCGCCAACTCGCTCCGCAGGACGGGGTCGAGCGTGCCGTTGCGCGCCGCGACCGCGCCGAGCGAGGTCGCCCGGTCGCCGCCGCCGGTGGCCGAGATCATCTCGCGTTCGTGGCCGAGCAGGTACTTCGCCACGTCCCATCCGCGGTTGACCTCGCCGACCTGCGCCGGGATGTCCTCGCCATAAGACTTCGGCACATCGACATCGTCGAAGAACGTTTCGCAGAACGGGCTGTTACCGCTGATCAGCAAAATCGGCTTCGTGCTGACGCCGGCGGTCGCCATGTCGAACAGCATGAACGTGATGCCCTGGTACTTGTTCGCCTTGTCGGTGCGGACGAGGCAGAAGATCCAGTCGGCCTTGTCGGCGTAGCTGGTCCAGACCTTCTGGCCGTTGACCGTCCAGTGGTCACCCTTGTCTTCGCCGAACGTCTGCAGGCTAACGAGGTCCGATCCGCTGCCCGGTTCCGAATAGCCTTGGCACCAGCGGATTTCGCCCCGCGCGATCTCGGTGAGGAAGCGTTTCTTCTGCCCCTCGGTGCCGAAATGCAGCAGCGCGGGCCCGAGCATCCAGATGCCGAAGCTGGACAGTGGCGGACGCGCGTTGATCGCGGCCATTTCCTCGCGCAGCACCTTGGCTTCCGCGGGAGAGAGACCGGCACCGCCGTATTCCTTGGGCCAGGAGGGCACGGTGTAGCCCTTGTCGCGGCACGCTTCGAACCAGGCCTTCTGCGCGTCCGACTTGAAGGTGGCGTTGCGGCCGCCCCAATACACGTCGCCTTCGCCCTGAACGGGTTCGCGCATTTCGGGCGGACAATTTTCTTCGAGCCAGGCGCGGGTTTCCGCGCGGAAGGCGTCCAGATCGGCCATCGGGAATCTCCTCTCGTTGACGCACACGTAAAGCGGTTTCGGGCCGCGGGGCAAGGGGCTTGTTCCCGCCATACCCCTTTTACGAGGATGCCGTAGCGGCACCATTTGCCCCGTTGACGATAGGGCGCATCGGCCTACCCTACCCGGCAAACGAAACGCCTTCGGGAGAGGCCATGCGATTCTCAGGCAAGACCATCGTCGTCACCGGCGCGGCATCGGGCATCGGCGCGGAAACGGCGCGCCTGTTTGCCCGTGAAGGCGGCGTCGTGTTCGCCGCCGACATCGATGCCGAGGGCGGCGACCGGCTGGTGGCAGAGGGCGCGGGCGACATTCGCTTCGTCTCGACCGACGTCTGCTCGACCGAGGCGATCGAGGCCTTGATGGACCGGGCAGCCGGGGAAACCGGCGGGATCGACGTAGTGTTCAACAACGCCGGTGCCGGAGGCGCTCGCGAGAAGATTCACGAGATCGAGCCTGAGGCATGGGATCGCACGATGGACCTGCTGGTCCGGTCCGTCGCGTTCGGCATCCGGTATGCCGTACCGCACATGAAGGACCGGCCCGGTGCAGCAATCGTCAACACCGCCAGCGTCGCGGCGACCGGCAGCGGGTACTCTCCCACCGCCTATGCCGTCGCCAAGGCGGCGGTGCTGCATCTGACGAAAGTGGCAGCGGCCGACCTTGCCCAGTTCGGCATCCGGGTGAACGCCATCCTGCCCGGCTTCATCAACACCAACATCTTCACCAGCTCGCTGGACCTGCCGGACAAGACGAAGAGTATCGCCAAGGCGATGATCGCGCAGGCCAGCGCCAACGCCCAGCCGGTAAAGCGCGGCGGGCAGCCGCGCGACATCGCGGAAGCGTGTGCCTTCCTCGCCAGCGAGGCCGCCGGCTTCGTCAACGGCACCGGCCTTCTGGTCGATGGCGGTCTCACCATCGGCCAGCGACCAAGCTGGGATCCGGAGGCCCCGAGTGCACTCGGTATGCTGGCCGCGCTCGAGGAACAGGCGAAGGCGAGCGCCGGCTAATGGCGAGAGCCTCCGCCGCCGACGCACCCTTGCCGATCAAGGGGCCGGTCCCGCGTCGGCTCGTGTTCGCGAACGGTCTCGGCAGCGTCGCCTACGGGATCAAGGACAACGGGTTTTCCACGTTCCTGCTGCTGTTCTACAACCAGGTGCTGGGGATGGACGCGCGGCTGGTCAGCCTCGCGCTGCTCATCGCGCTGGTGTTCGACGGACTTATCGATCCCGTCGTCAGCTACGTCAGCGACCGGACCCGCACGCGCTGGGGCCGGCGACTGCCGTTCCTGTATTTCGCGCCGATCCCGCTGGGCATAGCCTGGTGGTTGCTCTGGTCGCCGTCGCCTGGCGCGGCGAGCTTCCCCATATTGCTGGCAGGCGCGATCGCGGTCCGCGCGGCGGTCGCCTGCTGTGAGGTTCCCTCCGCCGCGATGGTGCCCGAGATCACCCGCGATTACGACGAGCGCACGCGGCTGACCCGCGCGCGTTTCCTTTTCGCATGGGGCGGCGGCCTGCTCATGCTGCTGCTCGCCTACGGGGTGTTCCTCCCCAACGCGATGCTCGCCCGCGACGGCTACCGGCTTTATGGCATTACCGGCGCGGTGCTGATGGTGGCGACCGTCATCGCGTCGGCCATCGGGATGCACAAGTGGGCCGCCTATCTACCGGGCAAGCGACCGCCCAATGCACGGGCGGGCATCGCCGGGGCTTTCGGAGAAATCTTCGAGAGTTTCCGGACGCCGGCCTTCGTGATTTTGATGGCGGCGATGGCGGTGGCGATCACCAGCCAGGGGATCACGTTCTCGATTTCGACGTACCTGATGCTGTTCGTCTGGCAGTTCACACCGGTATGGCTGCAGCTTTATCCGGTCATGCTGTTCATCAGCGTGGTCGGCAGCTTCCTGCTGGTCGCGCCGATGCACCTGAAGCTGGGGAAGCGCGACAGTGCCGTCGTCGCCGGGCTGGTAGGCATGACATTCTGGGTGACGCCTTTGACCCTGCGCCATTTCGGCCTCTGGTGGCCCGACGGTACGAACGCGGCGATCGGCGTGATGTTCGTCTTTACGTTCTTTTCCAACCTGTTCAGCGTGATCGCGACCATGTCGATCTGGTCGATGGTGGCCGATGTGGTCGAAGCATCCGAGGTCGAGACCGGTCGGCGCAGCGAAGGCACATTCTCGGCCGGTGCGTTCTTCGCCAGCAAGTGTTCGACAGGCCTCGGTATCTTCGTGACCGGCTACCTGCTCGCCTACGCCGGCATGCCCGCGGGCGCGAAGCCTGGCGAGGTCGCGCCGCAGATCGTCGACGATCTCGCGATCGCCTATGTCGTGTGCGTCTTTATCCTGGCGATCGGCGTCGCGCTGATCGTACGCAAGTTCCCGATCACCCGCGCCCAGCACGAGGCGCGGCTCGCGCTGCTGGCCGACGCGGCGAAAGCCGACCCCGAAGGGACCGCGCTTCATCCCTAGAATGGCAATCCCGACCTTGGCGAGCGGCGAACGCTCTGCCACGGTCCCGAATCGAAACCGAACGAACGAAACGAGAGGACAAGCGGACATGGATTTCGAACCGACCGACCGGCAGAAGCACTGGCGCGACCGGGTGCGCCACTTCATCGACAGCCACGTCCGCCCGCGTACCGACGAGTACAAGGAGGCGCACGAGAAGGACCGCTGGGGCGTCAATCCGGTGCTCGAAGAAGAAAAGGCCCGCGCGAAAGCGCAGGGCATCTGGAACCTGTTCATGCCCCCGCAGTCGGGCCGCCCGCACGTCGACGACAGCTTCGAATTCGACGGCCCCGGGCTCACCAACCTCGAGTACGCACTGTGCGCCGAGGAAATGGGCCGCATCGGCTGGGCGAGCGAGGTGTTCAACTGCTCCGCCCCCGATACCGGCAACATGGAGGTGTTCCACCGTTACGGGACGCGCGAGCAGAAGGACGAGTGGCTGAAGCCGCTGATGGAGGGCGAGATCCGGTCCGCCTTCCTGATGACCGAGCCCGCCGTTGCGTCCTCCGACGCGACCAACATCGAAACCCGCATGGTCCGCGACGGCGACCATTACGTCATCAATGGCACGAAGTGGTGGTCTTCGGGCGCAGGCGACCCGCGCTGCAAGGTCGCGATCGTGATGGGCAAGACCGACTTCGAGGCCAAGCGACACCAGCAGCAGTCGCAGATCCTCGTTCCCCTCGATGCCGAAGGCGTCACGATCAAGCGGCATCTGCCGGTTTTCGGCTACGACGACAGCCCGCACGGCCATATGGAAATCGTGCTCAAGGACGTGCGCGTTCCCGTATCGAACATGATCCTGGGTGAAGGGCGCGGGTTCGAAATCGCGCAGGGCCGCCTCGGGCCCGGCCGCATCCACCACTGCATGCGCACGATCGGCGTCGCCGAGGAAGCGCTCGAAAAGATGTGCAAGCGCCTCCAGACCCGCGAAGCCTTCGGCAAGCCGATCTACCAGCATTCCGTGTGGGAAGAACGCGTCGCCCGCGCGCGCATCGACATCGAGATGACCCGCCTGCTCTGCCTCAAGGCAGCCGACATGATGGACAAGGTCGGCAACAAGGCCGCGGCGCAGGAGATCGCGATGATCAAGGTCCAGGCGCCCAACATGGCGCTGCGGATCATCGACGACGCGATCCAGGCCCACGGCGCCGGCGGCGTGAGCGACGACTTCGGTCTCGCCAACGCCTACGCCCACCAACGCACCCTGCGGTTGGCCGACGGCCCTGACGAAGTGCACGCACGTGCCATCGCGCGGATCGAGTTCGCGCGCCACGCGCCGAATGTCGAGAAGCCGAGCAACGTGTTCACCGACTACAGTTCGGGCGACATGGCCGCCACGCGCTGACATCCGAACCGACCAGCCCTGCCCCCTCTCGCGCCTGCGGGAGGGGGACCGGAGATACCCATGAAAGCCGCCGTACTCGTCCAGCCCAAGCAGCCGCTGGAAATCGAAGACCTGTCGATCGCCAAGCCCGGTCCGCACGAGGTCCTGATCCGCACCGCCGCATGCGGCCTGTGCCATTCCGACCTTCACTTCATAGAGGGTGCCTACCCCCACCCCCTGCCTGGTGTACCTGGCCATGAAGCGGCCGGCGTGGTCGAAGCGGTCGGGAGCGAGGTTCGCACGGTCAAGCCCGGCGACCACGTCGTCTCCTGCCTCAGCGCGTTCTGCGGACACTGCGAATTCTGCGTTACCGGCCGGCTTGCTTTATGCGTCAGCGGCGACACCCGCCGCGCGCAAGGGCAGCCGCCGCGCCTGTCCCGGCCCGACGGCAGCACGGTCAACCAGATGCTCAACCTGTCGGCATTCGCCGAACAGATGCTCATTCACGAGAACGCCTGCGTGGCGATCGATCGCGACATGCCGCTCGACCGGGCCGCCATCATCGGCTGCGCGGTAACGACAGGGGCAGGCACGATCTTCAACGCCTGCAAGCTGGTCCCCGGCGAGACGGTGGCCGTGATTGGCTGCGGCGGCGTGGGGCTGGCCGCGATCAACGCCGCCAAGATCGCCGGCGCCGGCATGGTCATCGCGGTCGATCCCGTCCCCGCCAAGCGCGAACTCGCCAAGGTGCTGGGCGCGACCCATGCGATCGACGCCATGGCCGACGACGCGGTCGGCCAGATCGTCGAGCTGACCAAGGGCGGCGTCCATCACGCTATCGAGGCTGTTGGCCGGCAAGCTTCCGCCGACCTCGCCTGCAAGGTGCTGCGCCGCGGAGGGACGGCCACGATCCTCGGGATGATGCCGCTCGACTGCAAGGTCGGCCTCGGCGCGATGGACCTCCTGAGTGGCAAGAAGCTGCAGGGCGCGATCATGGGGATGAACCGGTTTCCGGTGGACCTGCCCCGGCTGGTCGACTTCTACATGCGCGGACTGCTCGACCTCGACACCATTATCGCCGAAAGGATCGGTCTGAAGGACGTCAACGAAGGCTTTGAAAAGATGAAGCAGGGCGACAGCGCGCGCAGCGTGATCGTGTTCGATCAATGAGCGTTCCGAGCCCGGAAATCGCCGACGCGACAGCTGCGTTCACCGGCACCGTCGCGCCGAGCGAGGCCGATCACCTCGACGAAGCGAAGCTGACCGCCTGGATGGAAGCCAACGTCCCCGGCTTCGAAGGCCCGCTGACGCAGGGCAAGTTCAAGGGCGGCCAGTCGAACCCGACCTACAAAATCGCGACCCCTGCCAAGAGCTACGTCCTGCGCCGTAAGCCGTACGGCCCGCTCTTGCCGAGCGCGCACGCGGTCGACCGCGA
This window harbors:
- a CDS encoding prolyl oligopeptidase family serine peptidase translates to MKLASALAIAVAMTATTTGPAAAQDAAAATSTTAAKATPAGIPTAADDPFIWLEEARSEPALAWVRAENERSLQTLGQDPRFATLQAEALSILDAKDRIPGVGFTPYGLVNFWQDPANPRGLLRVTTLDSYRTDNPVWETILDVDAIAKAEGREWVYKGMTCLPPAGTRCMVALSDGGKDATELREFDIATRSFVKDGFFLPESQGGVQWLDQDTLLVSRSFGDDTITESKYPFTTREWKRGTRIEDAPEIFRGQPSDVSSQAFLLRDNEGTVHARAARRGTSFFESDNFVWSGGEWLKLDMPKKSGFGGIIDGQLLFSISEPWTIGGTTYPTDSILSADLAAFKADPNGAPKTLVWKPAERQTAQGISTTKDSLYVSLLDNVRGKVLKFDHDASGWRSVPVDLPANATLGVAAASDETGEVMFASTDFLTPSQVWYTDGTGKPALLKTSPARFDPKGLEISQHEATSRDGTKIPYFVVSKKGVKMDGSTPTLLYGYGGFQNAMLPSYSGTMGKMWLERGGAYVLGNMRGGGEFGPDWHQTAMRENKQRTWDDFIAIAEDVQKRGLTSPRRLGVMGGSQGGLLVGTAITQRPELFNAAIVQVPLFDMLRLTEIGRGASWVGEYGDPRIPEQRKWIEAYSPYQKLTESVTYPDPFFWASTADDRTHPSHARKAAAKMSAMGKPYYYFEDMTGGHSGGVDNAQRAKIQALQYVYLMQRLMD
- a CDS encoding GNAT family N-acetyltransferase, with the translated sequence MPDVRLAVQSDLDALLRLFSASKVSQFAQPVEKATRIWDETLASENVFVFVAPSNEIIAATCMLITAPNLLRLGRSHGFLENVMTHPSYQGQGFGKAVVSRALDHAWSLDCHHVLMQSGRADPRVHAFYEGLGFRGGLRVGYVAMRRPG
- a CDS encoding PF20097 family protein → MADCPKCRGRMTQGFVHLPDTGGRVKWMDGEPGFWTAVMGGLGSRKSAELNSRRCTQCGFVEFFVDTQAKPVKTLKSIDEENERLRNLVTKLQERVVTLETIATDPAERIAREIESMRALPPSTGSSKHEIE
- a CDS encoding SDR family oxidoreductase gives rise to the protein MTLEEMFGLKGRVALVTGGSRGIGRMIVEGFLGAGIERVYITARKGGELHEAAEELGERVIPIQGDISTMEGIDELVAAISEKETRLDILVNNAGAAWGVDYLEFPEAGWDKVMDLNVKTPFFLTQKLHGLLTAAASADRPAKVINITSIDGQRVNPWETYSYQASKAALIHLTRRMAARLVKDRVYVTSLAPGAFPSNMNRAARDHADQSAAGIPSKRVGDKWDMGGTAVYLASRAGDYTVGETLTIDGGIVNALLPSHFAQP
- a CDS encoding acyl-CoA dehydrogenase family protein: MALYHTDDQAMLAETAGQFMAEEGAIAKQLRHWRDRQCKDGFGHDLWKQMAEMGFTGLLVPEADGGLGMGNVEAGIVLEEIGRNLTPSPFLTSSVMAAGALAHASAEAKGRWLPGLIAGDSVFAVAIDEGPKHRPETIATKAEKSGNGFRLTGKKDFVVYGASADMIVVAARTSGSDSDEDGVTLFAVPKDAAGLGHNSVRLVDSSMASHLTLEGVELDGDAVIGEVDGGRSVLDKVLDAGRVGAAAEGVGVARGAMDRTVDYLKQRKQFGRMIGEFQALQHRAAHLYSEVEIARAVTIKAQQLLDGGAENASLMASVAKAKVGKTAQLAVQEGVQMHGGIGMTDEYDIGLYMKRDRALSEFMGDVYYHADRVARLSGY
- a CDS encoding acyl-CoA dehydrogenase family protein, encoding MADLDAFRAETRAWLEENCPPEMREPVQGEGDVYWGGRNATFKSDAQKAWFEACRDKGYTVPSWPKEYGGAGLSPAEAKVLREEMAAINARPPLSSFGIWMLGPALLHFGTEGQKKRFLTEIARGEIRWCQGYSEPGSGSDLVSLQTFGEDKGDHWTVNGQKVWTSYADKADWIFCLVRTDKANKYQGITFMLFDMATAGVSTKPILLISGNSPFCETFFDDVDVPKSYGEDIPAQVGEVNRGWDVAKYLLGHEREMISATGGGDRATSLGAVAARNGTLDPVLRSELALFDIDALSFTAMSEKFLDEIKVGKAHPAQPNMMKYAGTELNKTRHELLMAAGGSTALEWDSEETRGGARARDWLRTKANSIEGGTSEVMLGVIAKRILELPGA
- a CDS encoding SDR family NAD(P)-dependent oxidoreductase: MRFSGKTIVVTGAASGIGAETARLFAREGGVVFAADIDAEGGDRLVAEGAGDIRFVSTDVCSTEAIEALMDRAAGETGGIDVVFNNAGAGGAREKIHEIEPEAWDRTMDLLVRSVAFGIRYAVPHMKDRPGAAIVNTASVAATGSGYSPTAYAVAKAAVLHLTKVAAADLAQFGIRVNAILPGFINTNIFTSSLDLPDKTKSIAKAMIAQASANAQPVKRGGQPRDIAEACAFLASEAAGFVNGTGLLVDGGLTIGQRPSWDPEAPSALGMLAALEEQAKASAG